Part of the Cyanobacteria bacterium GSL.Bin1 genome, GCAAATGGACAAGAAACAGCAGCAGTTGAGAAAATCTTGACCTTAAAGCAGGGAACAACCGCCCAACCCATGGCTTTATTGACTCGCAAAGATAAAGCCCAAGAATTTTTTGTCGTGGATCGTTATTTTCAGCAATTTCTTGAACATTTTCCCTATCCGGTCACTTTAATTGTGCAACCCAAAGATAATATTCCGCCTGCTGTTGCTAACGGCTTTAAAAATATTTTTGCTGTGTGTCCTGACCAGTTTGTCTATGATTTAATCGGAGAAGCCCCCTTTCCCATTGCTGCCACATCAGCAAGTTTCTTTGGTGGTTTGAAAGCGATCACCATAGAGATGGCG contains:
- a CDS encoding Sua5/YciO/YrdC/YwlC family protein is translated as MAETTVVQKSLKLIPEIIQRLQAGEVLILHTDTTYALIANGQETAAVEKILTLKQGTTAQPMALLTRKDKAQEFFVVDRYFQQFLEHFPYPVTLIVQPKDNIPPAVANGFKNIFAVCPDQFVYDLIGEAPFPIAATSASFFGGLKAITIEMALRFFEGKVPYAVDGGTSKYGRSGTLIDLTVARPAMLTYGPVSYHDIIEFIPNLELPSHMRK